A genomic segment from Amphiura filiformis chromosome 10, Afil_fr2py, whole genome shotgun sequence encodes:
- the LOC140161872 gene encoding uncharacterized protein yields MASTETECTDIPGDKAAELRGRVVNAIKTTKPPTSNITKDERLALDKLKKDTAIIIVPVDKGRATCVNDATVYEEKANALLQDENVYEKLKKDLTQKYQTKLIKLLKDLKEKGAIDSRTYWKLYPTVCDVPKFYGLIKIQNAGADHHITNTQSFVENIRDLKLESDESLVSFDVSALFTSIPVDKTLEVVGELLRNDTSWKKVEAENLEPEQVLDCLSFCLDSSYCVFRETFIFSAMDVPWEVLAVRFPLMSIWNISKPKEKDSSSQNRDTETANKGFVTLPYIEGLSEKLRRAFRTAGVSTTFKSQNTLRSALVAPKDKAEPVKQSGIVYQLDCADCARKLEKRLSEHKSTAGSSKSAVRDHVVRSKGHQIDWENVKVLEREQKEFSRRVLEAIQTRTQNPRLNRDQGLEIDPIWDN; encoded by the exons ATGGCTTCTACTGAAACAGAGTGTACGGATATACCCGGTGATAAAGCAGCCGAACTTCGTGGTCGTGTAGTTAATGCAATCAAGACTACTAAACCCCCGACTAGTAACATCACAAAAGACGAAAGACTTGCTCTAGATAAGCTTAAAAAGGACACTGCTATTATTATTGTGCCTGTTGACAAAGGCAGGGCCACTTGTGTTAATGATGCAACAGTGTATGAGGAGAAAGCTAACGCTCTTCTGCAAGATGAGAATGTTTATGAAAAGCTAAAGAAAGATCTTACACAGAAATATCAAACCAAACTCATCAAATTATTGAAAGATCTCAAGGAGAAAGGTGCCATTGACTCTAGAACTTATTGGAAGTTGTATCCCACCGTGTGTGATGTACCGAAATTTTATGGTTTAATTAAAATCCAGAATGCCGGTGCTGATCACCATATTACCAACACTCAATCGTTTGTGGAAAATATTCGCGATTTGAAGTTGGAATCGGATGAATCACTTGTATCATTTGATGTGTCAGCGCTTTTCACTTCCATCCCTGTTGACAAGACACTTGAAGTCGTCGGTGAACTTTTAAGGAATGATACCAGCTGGAAGAAAGTTGAGGCTGAAAATCTTGAGCCTGAGCAAGTGCTTGACTGTCTGAGCTTTTGTCTTGACAGCTCGTATTGCGTGTTTCGTGAGACCTTTATCTTCAGCGCTATGGATGTGCCATGGGAAGTTCTTGCAGTCCGCTTTCCGCTGATGAGTATATGGAATATTTCGAAA CCCAAAGAAAAAGACAGTTCTTCTCAGAACCGAGACACAGAAACAGCTAACAAAGGATTTGTCACCCTACCATACATAGAAGGTCTCTCAGAGAAGCTACGCAGAGCGTTCAGGACTGCGGGAGTTTCAACTACCTTCAAATCCCAAAATACACTGAGGAGTGCGCTTGTAGCCCCTAAAGACAAGGCAGAACCTGTTAAACAATCTGGGATTGTGTATCAACTTGACTGTGCTGATTGTGCCAGGAAGCTTGAGAAAAGGCTTAGTGAACACAAGTCCACTGCTGGCAGCTCTAAATCAGCGGTTAGAGACCATGTAGTGAGATCTAAAGGTCACCAGATTGATTGGGAAAACGTCAAGGTGCTTGAACGGGAGCAAAAAGAATTTTCCCGGAGAGTTCTTGAAGCCATACAAACAAGGACTCAAAACCCAAGACTAAATCGTGACCAAGgactagaaatagatcctatttgggataactAG